Proteins encoded by one window of Rouxiella chamberiensis:
- a CDS encoding MBL fold metallo-hydrolase: MSEGNRFKVGNAVISKVYETSLAFEATTLFPKWQQAPQKVYLSVHSWLVRDEGKIYLIDTGIGKDKPRASALFNQQNHPFLQELAKHGVEPEQVDYVLITHIHTDHVGWNTVLEEGEWKATFPNARYIIPEGSYQFQLSEKGKATSAQPCFKDSVLPLVDAGLVDFIPAAGGFFDGKFEYFPTPGHCTGHMSIRLTLEHQTALFAGDVMHALEQITDPQMGSMFCEDNPQAELTRIEILNQVADSHALYFSSHFGGSSVGRINRESAGFVWHPVID; this comes from the coding sequence ATGTCCGAGGGCAATCGTTTTAAAGTTGGCAACGCCGTAATCAGCAAAGTTTATGAAACCTCGCTGGCGTTCGAGGCAACGACGCTGTTTCCGAAATGGCAGCAAGCGCCGCAAAAGGTTTACCTCAGCGTTCATAGCTGGTTAGTCAGGGATGAAGGCAAAATTTACCTCATCGATACCGGCATCGGTAAAGATAAGCCGCGCGCTTCGGCATTATTTAACCAGCAAAATCATCCATTTCTACAAGAACTAGCCAAACACGGTGTGGAGCCAGAGCAGGTGGATTATGTATTAATCACCCACATTCATACTGACCATGTAGGCTGGAATACCGTGCTTGAAGAGGGAGAATGGAAAGCGACGTTTCCGAATGCGCGCTATATCATTCCCGAAGGGAGCTATCAGTTTCAGCTATCGGAAAAGGGTAAGGCGACCTCCGCGCAGCCCTGTTTTAAAGACAGCGTTTTGCCTCTGGTTGATGCTGGGTTAGTTGATTTTATTCCTGCTGCGGGGGGATTCTTCGACGGGAAATTTGAATACTTTCCGACGCCGGGTCACTGTACGGGCCATATGTCGATACGTTTAACCTTAGAACATCAGACTGCGCTCTTTGCCGGCGACGTCATGCACGCGTTAGAACAAATTACCGACCCACAGATGGGTTCAATGTTCTGCGAAGATAACCCGCAGGCCGAACTGACCCGCATAGAAATCCTGAATCAGGTCGCTGACAGCCACGCGCTTTATTTTAGCTCGCATTTTGGCGGCAGCTCGGTTGGGCGCATTAATAGAGAAAGTGCAGGTTTTGTCTGGCATCCGGTAATCGATTAA
- the hpxO gene encoding FAD-dependent urate hydroxylase HpxO — MKAIVIGGGIGGTCAAIALKRFGIETEVFEAVKEIKPVGAAISIWPNGVKCLNYLGMKEALRELGGQMRYMAYNDFAEGSTLTRFSMEPLVKSVGEQPYPVARAELQALLLDTYGRSEVHFGKRLSHVEEAADSVTAWFEDGTSATGDLLIAADGTHSVVRKQVLGYAPERRYAGYVNWNGLVDIDESIAPADQWTTFVGEGKRVSLMPVSGNRFYFFFDVPLPKGLAQDRSTVQQDLQGYFAGWAAPVQKLISMINPETTNRVEIHDIEPFMQLVKGRIALLGDAAHSTTPDIGQGGCAAMEDAVVLATMLQTHSLGIEDALLRYQERRAPRVKDLVLKARKRCDVTHGKEMAITEQWYQDLRQETGERILGGMCETILGGPLE; from the coding sequence ATGAAAGCTATCGTGATTGGTGGGGGAATTGGGGGCACATGCGCGGCGATAGCGCTTAAGCGATTTGGTATCGAAACGGAGGTTTTTGAAGCCGTCAAAGAGATCAAACCGGTAGGCGCTGCGATTTCCATCTGGCCGAACGGCGTAAAATGTCTGAACTATCTGGGCATGAAAGAGGCGCTGCGCGAGTTGGGTGGCCAGATGCGTTACATGGCCTACAACGATTTCGCAGAGGGCAGCACATTAACGCGCTTTAGCATGGAACCGCTGGTGAAAAGCGTGGGCGAGCAGCCTTACCCGGTCGCGCGTGCCGAACTTCAGGCGCTTTTGCTCGACACCTATGGTCGCAGCGAGGTGCATTTTGGCAAACGCCTTAGCCATGTCGAAGAGGCCGCCGACAGCGTGACCGCGTGGTTTGAAGACGGCACTTCGGCGACGGGTGACCTGTTGATTGCCGCCGACGGCACGCATTCTGTTGTCCGCAAACAGGTGCTCGGCTATGCGCCCGAACGCCGTTACGCGGGTTACGTCAACTGGAACGGGCTGGTGGACATCGACGAATCGATAGCGCCTGCCGATCAATGGACCACCTTTGTTGGCGAAGGAAAACGTGTTTCGTTGATGCCCGTCAGCGGCAATCGTTTCTATTTCTTCTTTGATGTGCCCTTGCCAAAAGGTCTGGCGCAAGACCGCAGCACGGTTCAGCAGGACCTGCAAGGTTACTTCGCAGGCTGGGCCGCACCGGTACAAAAGCTGATTTCGATGATCAATCCGGAAACCACCAACCGCGTGGAAATCCATGATATCGAGCCTTTTATGCAGTTGGTGAAAGGCCGTATCGCGCTGCTTGGCGACGCGGCGCACAGCACCACGCCGGACATTGGTCAGGGCGGATGTGCGGCGATGGAAGATGCGGTCGTGCTGGCGACCATGTTGCAGACCCATTCACTTGGCATAGAAGATGCCTTGTTGCGCTATCAGGAAAGACGTGCGCCGCGGGTAAAAGATCTGGTACTGAAGGCGCGCAAACGCTGTGACGTCACGCATGGCAAGGAGATGGCGATCACCGAACAGTGGTATCAGGATCTCAGACAGGAAACCGGCGAACGCATTCTCGGCGGCATGTGCGAAACCATTCTGGGCGGGCCGCTGGAATAA
- a CDS encoding phosphoketolase: MNQTTQKPPLDDQQLALMDRYWRAANYLSVGQVYLMDNPLLREPLKPEDIKPRLLGHWGTVPGLNFIYVHLNRVIKAHDLNMIYICGPGHGGPGMVANTWLEGTYSEIYPDISPDAEGMKKLFRQFSFPGGIPSHAAAQTPGSIHEGGELGYSLVHAYGAVFDNPDLIAACVIGDGEAETGPLAASWHSNKFINPQRDGAVLPILHLNGYKIANPTLLARSSDDDLKQLFCGYGYQPIFVEGSEPEAMHRDMADAVDRAIALIKDIQLRARSGESAAHEVPHWPLIILRSPKGWTGPKEVDGKKTEGFWRSHQVPVANCREDDGHREILQNWLQSYRPHELFDHNGALFPELQALAPQGECRLGANPHVNGGKLRKTLKLPNINDYALKVEKPGGESAGSTAVLGKYLRDVFRLNDDEKNFRLFGPDETASNRLSDVFDATQRMTMQEIRSYDESLASEGRVLEVLSEHLCQGWLEGYLLTGRHGLFSCYEAFIHIITSMFNQHAKWLKVSRKLAWREPVSSLNYLLSSHVWRQDHNGYSHQDPGFMDVVANKKADIVRIYLPPDANTLLWVGDHCLNTYDRINVIIAGKQPEPQWLSMEQAVKHCEAGLGIWAWAGTETEVSEPDVVMACAGDVPTLETLAAVSLLREHVPDLKIRVINVVDLMSLQSEDQHPHGRTDAYFDDLFTRDKPVIFAYHGYPALIHRLTYKRNNHQQIHVHGFNEEGTTTTPFDMTVLNELDRYHLALSAIEKVPGLETSAAEAVQLFKDKLEEHYHYVRQYGDDLPEVQTWKWPY; the protein is encoded by the coding sequence ATGAACCAGACAACGCAGAAACCTCCTCTTGATGACCAGCAGCTAGCGCTAATGGACCGGTATTGGCGTGCGGCAAACTATCTCTCGGTCGGACAGGTGTATCTGATGGATAATCCGCTGCTGCGGGAGCCGCTTAAGCCCGAAGATATCAAGCCGCGCCTGCTCGGACATTGGGGCACCGTTCCGGGGTTAAACTTTATCTATGTTCACCTCAATCGTGTGATTAAAGCCCATGATCTCAACATGATTTATATCTGCGGGCCGGGACATGGCGGCCCCGGAATGGTCGCCAATACCTGGCTCGAAGGCACCTACAGCGAAATTTACCCGGATATCTCGCCAGATGCGGAAGGCATGAAAAAGCTGTTCCGCCAATTTTCCTTTCCGGGCGGGATCCCGAGCCATGCCGCCGCACAGACGCCGGGGTCGATTCACGAGGGTGGCGAGCTAGGCTATTCGCTGGTTCATGCCTACGGCGCGGTGTTCGATAATCCTGATTTAATTGCTGCCTGTGTGATTGGCGATGGCGAAGCCGAAACCGGCCCGCTGGCGGCGAGTTGGCATTCGAACAAGTTTATCAATCCGCAGCGCGATGGCGCAGTGCTGCCCATTTTGCATCTCAACGGCTACAAGATTGCCAATCCGACCTTGCTGGCGCGTAGCAGTGACGACGACCTCAAACAACTGTTCTGCGGCTATGGGTATCAACCGATTTTTGTCGAAGGTTCCGAGCCTGAAGCGATGCATCGTGATATGGCCGATGCCGTCGACAGGGCAATCGCCCTGATTAAAGATATTCAGCTGCGGGCGCGCTCTGGCGAATCGGCCGCGCATGAAGTGCCCCATTGGCCGCTGATTATCCTGCGCAGTCCAAAGGGCTGGACCGGTCCGAAAGAGGTCGACGGCAAGAAAACCGAAGGCTTTTGGCGCTCTCATCAGGTGCCGGTCGCCAATTGCCGCGAGGACGACGGGCATCGCGAAATCCTGCAAAACTGGCTGCAAAGTTATCGTCCTCATGAATTATTTGACCATAACGGCGCGCTTTTTCCCGAGCTACAAGCGTTGGCACCGCAAGGAGAATGCAGACTTGGGGCCAATCCGCATGTCAACGGCGGTAAACTGCGTAAAACGCTCAAGCTGCCGAATATTAATGACTATGCACTCAAGGTTGAAAAACCGGGCGGCGAGTCGGCGGGTTCCACCGCCGTGCTCGGCAAATATTTGCGCGACGTTTTCCGCCTCAACGATGACGAGAAAAACTTCCGGCTTTTCGGCCCTGACGAGACAGCCTCAAACCGCCTGAGCGACGTGTTCGATGCCACCCAACGCATGACCATGCAGGAGATCCGCAGCTACGATGAATCGCTGGCATCCGAGGGCCGCGTACTGGAGGTGTTAAGCGAACATCTTTGTCAGGGATGGCTCGAAGGATACCTGCTCACCGGCCGCCACGGGCTGTTTTCCTGCTATGAAGCCTTTATTCATATTATTACCTCGATGTTTAACCAGCATGCCAAGTGGCTGAAAGTCAGCCGTAAACTGGCGTGGCGCGAACCCGTTTCCTCCTTGAACTATCTGCTGTCCTCACACGTCTGGCGTCAGGATCACAATGGTTACAGCCATCAGGACCCCGGTTTCATGGACGTAGTCGCCAACAAGAAAGCCGATATCGTGCGCATTTATCTGCCGCCCGATGCCAACACCCTGTTGTGGGTCGGCGATCATTGCCTGAATACCTACGACCGCATCAACGTGATCATTGCCGGTAAACAGCCAGAACCCCAATGGCTATCGATGGAACAGGCAGTAAAACACTGCGAAGCCGGACTCGGGATCTGGGCGTGGGCCGGCACTGAAACGGAAGTTTCAGAACCCGACGTGGTGATGGCCTGTGCGGGCGATGTGCCGACTCTCGAAACGCTGGCAGCGGTCAGTCTGCTGCGTGAGCATGTCCCGGACCTCAAGATTCGCGTGATTAATGTTGTCGATTTGATGTCGCTGCAATCAGAGGATCAGCACCCGCACGGGCGCACCGATGCCTACTTCGATGATCTGTTCACCCGCGATAAACCGGTGATCTTTGCTTATCACGGGTATCCGGCATTGATCCACCGCCTGACCTACAAGCGGAATAATCATCAGCAAATTCATGTGCATGGGTTTAACGAGGAAGGGACCACCACCACGCCATTCGACATGACAGTGTTAAACGAACTGGACCGCTACCATCTGGCACTCTCTGCCATCGAGAAAGTGCCAGGGCTGGAAACATCGGCAGCCGAAGCGGTACAGTTGTTTAAAGACAAGCTGGAGGAGCATTACCACTATGTACGTCAATACGGTGATGATCTGCCGGAAGTGCAAACGTGGAAATGGCCTTACTAA